In Ornithinibacter aureus, the genomic stretch GGGGCACAGTCACCGGTCACCGGAACGACATAGGCCAAGGACACCGCGTGCTGGCGCGGGTCGTGGAAGGGCGTGACGCCCGGAGTGGGGAAGTACTCGGCGATCGTGAAGGGCTGCGGACTCACGGGCACGCGCGGCAGGGCCATCGGCCCCAGGTCCTTCTCCACGTGCCGCAGGATCGCGTCGCGCAAGCGCTCGTGGTGCAGGACGCGGCCCGAGACGAGCTCGCGCATGATCCGCCCGTCGTCACTGACCCGCAGCAGCAGGCCGATCGCCGTCACCTGTCCGCGGTCGTCGACCCGCACGGGGACGAGGTCGACATAGAGGATCGGCAGCTTGTCGCGGGCCTGGTCGAGGTCCTCGCGGCTCAGCCACGCGCTGTCACGGTCCAGTTCGAGGGGCATGGGCCGATTCTGCCAAGGGCGGCGCCCGGGCGGTCGGTCTGGGCGCGTTAGCATCGCCGAATGCGGGTTCTGGTGCTGGGCGGCACGGCTGAGGCACGTGCCCTGGCCGTGGCGTTGCAGAGCGCCGGGGTCGACTTCGTGTCCTCGCTCGCCGGCCGCGTCGCCCATCCGCGGATGCCGGTGGGCTCGGTCCGCGTCGGTGGCTTCGGCGGCGTCGATGGCCTGGTCCGGACCCTGCGCTCGGATGGCTTCACCCATCTGATCGATGCGACCCACCCGTTCGCGTCGACGATGACGG encodes the following:
- a CDS encoding NUDIX hydrolase family protein, encoding MPLELDRDSAWLSREDLDQARDKLPILYVDLVPVRVDDRGQVTAIGLLLRVSDDGRIMRELVSGRVLHHERLRDAILRHVEKDLGPMALPRVPVSPQPFTIAEYFPTPGVTPFHDPRQHAVSLAYVVPVTGDCAPQQDALDLAWITPDEARDPLLLAELDRGHDVLLRQALAHLGFAV